TTCCCACACTTTTGGATTGAATAAATTGGTAGGGTAGGAGTGCCATCCAATGCCCCATTCATAATCGCCTTCTTTTTTGCTCAACCTATTTAGTACATCAAGAATTTCTTTGGATCTGAAATTGACTTCACTTACCGGCTTACTGTTCCAATGTTTTGTGAAGGAACCAAAAACTTTTGCAGTAGGATTGTATTTTCTGATGGTATAATTCACCATTCGCATAGAGCGATCATAAATTTGGGTATAGAGATTTACAGGTTTTTGTCCGGCATGGGTCCAGCTCGTGTGCGCATCCACTTCATTATGGATAATCCACTGATCCAATCGCCCATACAATTTGTCTGGTCTCGAATAACGTTGCGCTAAAAAGTCAACAGCCGCGGCATAATACTCGACGCCTTCTTCGGTTGCCACGTTAGCCATACTGTATAGGCCCAACGAAGCATCTGGATGTACAAAAATGCGTCGTAACTCCTCATTCCCAATATTGATAGGAATTAAAAGAACGAAAGCTGCTTTAATATCATTATCGCTAAGCCTTTTAATTCGGGCATCAAAACCAGCCACAAAGTTCGGGCTAATGTTGTACGTTTTACCGTTGAATTCATGTGTAAGACTTGTTGGATTTAAACTTAAAACGCCGTTAAGCAATAAGTTCAGTTTCATGCTTTTGATATCAAGCTCCGTCAGATCTGAAAAATTAGATAGCGAAGTTGGGCTCAGCCCATCAAGACCTTTAATTGAACTTGCTTTGTCCTCGGCAATATTATTTAGTGAAACTGCTGAAATATCTCCCGCCCATTGCATATTCGAAACAAGTTCATAGCTGCTGTTTCCTGTATTTTTTACAATTGCCCATCGGGAATAAAGCCGATCATAATCATGATCTGACTTTTGGATAAAACGATCTACATCTATGGAGAATGTACCGTCAACACTAGGAATTGGTGTTACAAAATTGAACTCTGTAAGATCAAAACCGTATTGGTGCGGCTCAATTTCTGCTAAAAACAAATCTTCGGAAGCATTTAAGACTTGACCTTTTATGTTGACGATATCGGCATTGACCTTCACTATTGAAATTGAATCCGTAAACGTTTTATTGAGGTAATTTGTGAAGTCCTGATCAATTGCCACACTTAAGAATTTGTCACTATTCTGCTCATTTTCCAACTCTTGAATGGTTGGTTTTCTCAATTTTATATTTCTGATAAAAATTGTTTTTTCAGCATTTTCATTTCTTCCGAGGTCAAATCTAAAGGTAGTCCATTCATTGTCCTGAAAATTATCGGCAAAAAGACGCGGATTTACAACAAAGGTGGACCAATTTGAAGCTGCAGGAATTCCGTTTACTGTTAATTTTTGTGTGGCATTGATTGGTGGTCCGTAAAATAATTCGAGTTCATTATAAGCTTGTTCAGATTTGTATTCAAATGATAAGATATAGCTGTCATCAATATCATAAAGCTCATTAATGGGTTTGGAGAGAATCCAAGGGTCATTGGCACTCGTATTCAGTTGGTAGGAACCATCTTGAAGTTGGGTGGCCTGTAAAAATGGACTGGTGGAAGCGACATCCAATTCTATAGCTATCGTTTCCTTGATTTCAAGGGCTTTCTTTTCTTGATTGGTAGGCTCTCTCAAAATTAGATTATTTACCTGAATGTCCAATCCAGAAAGTCTACCAAAATCAAAACGAAAAATATCATAAGACTGGTTCCAACTGGGGGCACTGACCTTCATTATGGCTGAAAATTTTTTAGTAGTTGTAGAAGCATCTAAACTCCCTAATTGAGCCCTTCTTGCGCCGCTGATTGGGCTTCCATAAAAAATTTGAAGATCATCCAAACCACTCGAAGAAGTATAATCAAAACTCACTACAAAGGTATTATCAGGGTCATAATTGGTGGTCAATAGTTGGGATTGGACCCATGGATCGCCACCAGAAGTTATGATGCTATAATTTTTAGGCGTTGTTTCAGAAATCGACATTTGATTGGTTTGCCCAAGATTAAGCTCAATTTCAATGACTTCATTGGGCAATGCAGCCCTTAATTGTACATTTTTTACAGTAATATTTTGATTGGCATTCTTACCAAAATCAAAACGTAGGCGTTCATAAGAGGCATTCCAAGTTGGTGCTTCATATTTCATAAAAGCTTTGAAGGTTTTGTATTGTGTAGCAGGAGCGAGGCTTCCAAATTTAGCCAATCGATTTGGACTTACAGGAGTTCCGTAGAAAATTTGCAGGTCATCTAATCCATCTGGAGCGATATAGTCGAAGCTGACAACATACACTTGATTAGGATCATAATTTTGGATAGGTCTAGTTTGAATCCAAGGATCGCCACCTGCAAGCGTCTGAATGGAGTAAGTTCCTACAGGAGATTCCGTAATATTCATTTGGTTTTTAAGACTTGGGTTGAGTTCTAAGGTAATGTTCTGCCCAAAAGTAGAAATGCACACAAGTGAAAATAGGAAGGGTAGTAGTTTTTTCATAGTTGAATATTTTTAAGGAAATTAAAACTTTCAACTCTTGATTCCATCCTGTGGTAACCTGTTAATACTTAATAATAAAAAAGATATTTCATTTATTCAAATTGAAACCAGTCGATTTCAAATAACTCTTCCTCATTTCCCGTAGTTTCAAGCCACAGTGCATGAATGCCAGTTTCGTTTTTAACGGGATACGATAGAATTTGCCACTCTTGATTCGGTTCGATTTTTAAAGCAGCCAATTTTTTATACCATGGCTTGTCAGAATAGAGATTTAATTTACCTCCATCAGACGATTTAATTCGGATGGAAACTGAAGTGACTCCATCACCAAAATCTAAATATTTAAAAATGGCGACATCCTTATTTTTGAATTTTGAAAGGATTTCGTTGGATTCAGAAGCTCGTGTAATACGAACATTGCCTTGAAGCAAACAGGCGGAAGCAGCATCAATTTTAGATGTTGCTGGCAGCGGCAATCCTGAGCCTTGACTGGTCATTTCCACTTCAGGGATGCTCCCATCTTCTAAAAAACTGATTTTTTCTACGCAGGCTTTTCTCATAGTTCTAACCCCATGGGTCGAACGATGGTAAAACACATACCATTGGTTCTCAAACTCCGCAATGGAGCCATGATTATTCCAGTTACCCGGATTAGAACCATTATTGTCAATAATCACACCTCTATAAGTGTAAGGACCAAAAGGAGAGATGCTGGTTGCGTAACCCAAACAGGTTGGCTTGTCTTCCCGACTGATATCTGAATAGACTAAATAGTAAAGTCCTTTTCTTTTAGTCAGATACGCTCCTTCATGAAAAAAATGCTCTTTTTCCGTGATGATATCGGTTTGAAGTGTTGTCGCATCAATGGCGGTCATGTTGGGCTGAAGTTTTGCCATTTTAAGACTAAATTGTCCCCATAAATAGTAGGCTGTTCCATCATCGTCAATAAAAACTGAAGGATCTATTTGGTTATGACCATTCAAATCAATTTTCTTACCGTTTGTAAACGGACCTGTGGCACTTTTTGAAGTGGCAACACCTTCAGGAGCATTGATGTCTGGTTGACAATAATATAGATAATAAGTGTCATCTTTTTTTGTGGCGTCTGGCGCGAAGAGCACAGCATCATTGTATGGTACTTGATCATTTTCTCCTTTTGAAGCGAATACATTTTTAGTGATATTCCAATATTGCATATCTGTTGTATGCATGATATCATGCTTTGCCGAACAATAATAAAGCTCACTTTCATCGGTCGAACCGAAAACATAAAGCCTGCCATCATCAAAAACCTTGGCCGATGGATCAGCGATATACACACCGGGAGGCGAGATGGGATTTTGGGCAATGAGTATTGGGGTAGAAACCATAAAAAAAAGTAGCGCGTACAGACTTTTTAATTTTTTTCTTTTGATCTTAATGCTATTTGGATTCCAATTCATATTGAATACCGATAAATTTATTTATCTATGGTTTGATATATTAGATTTCTTAAAGTAATGGCAGCCCTCGGATCGTATTCCACAGCTTCGCTTATGACCAGATCGCAAACGACGATGTCTCCCCAAGCATATTTTACCGAAAAAACGGGGTATCCAATCTTATTGTCATAAACATTCTTAAGATTACCCGACCAATAGAAATGGGAATTTAAAAAACGTCCCAGAGGAATGACCATGTCGTTTTCGATGTTCAATTTATGGCTTGAAGAGGCTACATAAGCAGGGTTGTTATTTCCTGTCATCCACCACTTCCAGTCCATAGCATCCAACCCGTTAAAAACAGGTTTTTGCTTATCCCAATCCAACATCTCAACAAATTCACCAGTAGAATACTCTATCGCTTTTAAATCGGCAGTACCGCTATCATACATAAAATCCTTCATTGCAGGTTTGTCTCCGGGTTGAAGATCTTTTGGTATTTTGATGACATCTTGTACATAAGCATGAGCGTTTTCACCCTGCTGCAACAAAATCAATCGGCCGGTTTTCTTAAGATGTTTCTTTACTTCATTTAATTCATACGCCTTTGAATTCGGTCCTAGAATGATAACGTCAACCTTAGATTTCAATTTTGAAAACGATTTTACATCTGATACATCTTCTAAAAATTGATTTATTCTTTCGTTGCACCCTAAGGCAATTACTGAATTTTTTTCGACATCATCTGCTTTTCCTATTTTTTTTTGAACTACCATACTATAGCTGTTTTCTGAAATCACCTCATCCTTGTTGTTTTTAAGTTTAAGTTTAAAAACCACCTTTTTTTCCGTAGAATTTAATTTTGGTAGGCTAAACGTGAATGGGATTTTTTCTACCTCAAAATACCGTATATCTTTTATCAATTTAGTTATTGTCATGAGTTCTTTTCCTTCAGGATTTTCTATTGAAAAATGAACCGTGGTTTTTCCTATGTCCTTGAATTTGGTATTATCATTTACAATGAATAGGTTTGTTGAAACGGTATCTTCTTCGTAGAAAAAGCGTTGTGGGGTTTCCAAAGCCACAAGAATGGGTTGAAATCCTTGTTTTACACCGTCATAAATGGGGAATGGCTTCCATTGGTCAGGCGGTCTTGTAAAAGCATGTTGTATCCAAGTCAGATTACTGAACAGCATAAAGCCGGCGGTTGGCAATTGACTACGGCTATACCTCAGCTTTTCAGTTTTCATTTTGCCTTCTAAATAAATATGGTCTTGAAAATAACTATGATCCAGACCAAGTGTGCCAATATCCCCAATCCAGGTCTGCGCGGAATAGCGCCCCACATAATTAGGGTGTACAGACCCGTCGTCAATCATTGAATAAGGTACCGCACATTCTTGGTTGATAAATGGCTTGTCATGACCTAAGGTCAATCCTCTCCTAGGTTTTGTGTAATCGTTTACAAATGAGGAACTTTCATACCATCCCCAGTAGGCATGTACGTCTTCAATGTCTGCATTATCATTATGGTCGGGATCTCCTGAGGTCTGAAACACCAATCTCGAAGGATCCAACTCTTTGACGGCATCAATAATATCCTTAAAAATCGAGAGCTTTTCCTCATTCTCATGATCAGCTTGTAAGCCTTCATTGGAAATTACGTAAAACAAAATGCTAGGGTGGTTTCTATATTCTTTTATGGATTCTAACTGTTCTTGTTTCCAATGCTCTAAAATTGCTTTAGGTGGTGGTGGTGATTTGGTCATCAATGCCCAAGGTCTTACACCTTCACTACTAACACCAATGCCCACTTCATCGGCAGCCGTATACCACATGTGATTCCAAGGGTTACCATGGGTTCGGGTGACAACCGTATTGCCTTCGTGCATCAATTGTAGAAAATTTCTGGCCAAAATACTGTCATTGGACTTATACCCATAGGGCGGCATATTTGCGCCTCGGATCCAATACGGTTTTCCGTTCAAATATACCTGTTCTCCATGAGCTTCAACGGTGCGATATCCTATTTGGCATTTATAACTGTCTATTACTTTCCCTTCTAAATTTTTCCAGTAGGCTTCCAATTGATACAGATTTGGGTGGTCTGGAGTCCAATGCTTGGGATTTAAATTCTGCTTTGAAATTTTTAAGGTTGTTGTTTCATGTGAAGGAATATGGACTGTCTCACGAAATTCCTCCTCCACCAATAATTCCTCAGAATGTTTATCGGTTATTTTATAACTCCAATACCCAGAAACAGTTTCCCTACTATGGTTTTCTAAACTGAATTCAATTTTGTGTCCGGTTAGGATTGGATTAAAGAATACGTCTTCAATTTTACCACCTGAGTTAGAAACCGTTAAATGTACTGGTTGCCATATACCAAGAAACTTGGCACGTGGACCATTCCCAAAACCGCCAAATAAACCTGAATTTAAGGACATCAACATGTCTTTAGTTACCGGTACCGTGACTGCGACTGAAACCACATCATCACCATTTTCAGATTTTACACCTCGTTCCGTATAAACCATTAAGTGGTTCGAACGTCCTACTTTTAAATGTGGCGTAAGTCGGGTTTCAAACGCACCAAACATACCAAGGTGTCCGCCCACAAAGTTCCCATTAATATACACGCGAGAAACTGTGGCTATACCCTCAAAATTGGCAAAAATTTCCTTTTCGAATATGTCGTAACCAGTTAAGTCAATAGTTTTCATGTACCACCCTGCACGAAGGTCTTCGGTTTTAAAAGGGAGCGCGGCAACCCTAGCTTCTTCGGCTTTCTCATATTCCATGGAGACATTGGGTAGCCACCAAGAAATCCTATTGAGCATTTGTGGCACCTCTACCTGATAACTTTGCCTCTGGTTTCTGAATTCATTAAAAATTTTAGCGGCGTCTTTGTCTATTTGCTCTGGTCCACTTTTAACGGGATCCTGAGTGCCATAGATTGGTATGAAATCCCAAATACCATTTAAAGAAATTTTAGTTGGTTTCTCTAGTTCCTTTGATGAAATGAATACACTCTGCGAGACTGAATGAAGACTAAATATGAAGCATACGATGATGATTGAATTTTTCATTCGAAATATTTAAGATTTCTTGATGTGATTATTTTCAGAACAAGCAAACCGGATTACATTTTTTGAAGAAATTTCAGTAATTGCTGTTGAAAAGACTCCTGCATTGTTTTTACTTTGTCAGACCCATACAAATCCATCCATTCCATAGGATCCTTTTCCAAATCATAGAATTCGCCAGTAATGATATCGTCTCTTGTATAATCGTTGACGTTTTCCTTTCGGTTGAATACCAGAATAAGTTTGTGGGAGTTGGTGCGCCACATAAATGCCGCTTCGCCTTCACGTTCATGAAGTGTTGAGAAACTTGCATTCCGTCTGTTTTTTGCGAGAAGATTTTCTCCGGACAGAGTTTTTTTTGTTTTAATTCCCGCGAAATCCAAAAGGGTGGGCATGATGTCAATATTTTCAGTAGGTGTAGAATTAACACTATTTCTTTTCACAGCATCAGGTAGGGCGCTTCCAGCCAAAATCATAGGAACTTTTACACTCGCATCATATAAATTGTATTTATTGAATCTATAATAATGTTCGCCCAACATTT
The sequence above is drawn from the Cellulophaga sp. Hel_I_12 genome and encodes:
- a CDS encoding DUF5722 domain-containing protein; translated protein: MKKLLPFLFSLVCISTFGQNITLELNPSLKNQMNITESPVGTYSIQTLAGGDPWIQTRPIQNYDPNQVYVVSFDYIAPDGLDDLQIFYGTPVSPNRLAKFGSLAPATQYKTFKAFMKYEAPTWNASYERLRFDFGKNANQNITVKNVQLRAALPNEVIEIELNLGQTNQMSISETTPKNYSIITSGGDPWVQSQLLTTNYDPDNTFVVSFDYTSSSGLDDLQIFYGSPISGARRAQLGSLDASTTTKKFSAIMKVSAPSWNQSYDIFRFDFGRLSGLDIQVNNLILREPTNQEKKALEIKETIAIELDVASTSPFLQATQLQDGSYQLNTSANDPWILSKPINELYDIDDSYILSFEYKSEQAYNELELFYGPPINATQKLTVNGIPAASNWSTFVVNPRLFADNFQDNEWTTFRFDLGRNENAEKTIFIRNIKLRKPTIQELENEQNSDKFLSVAIDQDFTNYLNKTFTDSISIVKVNADIVNIKGQVLNASEDLFLAEIEPHQYGFDLTEFNFVTPIPSVDGTFSIDVDRFIQKSDHDYDRLYSRWAIVKNTGNSSYELVSNMQWAGDISAVSLNNIAEDKASSIKGLDGLSPTSLSNFSDLTELDIKSMKLNLLLNGVLSLNPTSLTHEFNGKTYNISPNFVAGFDARIKRLSDNDIKAAFVLLIPINIGNEELRRIFVHPDASLGLYSMANVATEEGVEYYAAAVDFLAQRYSRPDKLYGRLDQWIIHNEVDAHTSWTHAGQKPVNLYTQIYDRSMRMVNYTIRKYNPTAKVFGSFTKHWNSKPVSEVNFRSKEILDVLNRLSKKEGDYEWGIGWHSYPTNLFNPKVWEDPIAQTQLNFNTPQITPRNLEMIDAYVRQKEVLYNGKKVRTILLSENGFSSNTARNANANETTQAAALAYFWKKTNQRLPSIENIQLHRWVDNPNEAGLEFGLWTVLDGTIEGFDQKKEGWFVWNAAGKANENTVFEPYKSVIGISEWSDIYNEVATEVTPYIVTMNLVNCNSNLDELLVSFNGELKVPQEDGILVFYNVASNVSQPYEIRKGEVILASELLNITEDTEINIELIAIKNLSARGISPSEIEITWESSLENSLGFVLEAKEEGQNFEEIERVSEDISSFTHSNLTAGTSYTYRIAALLDETNLSCYSKEIETKAPFIIVDYKDGDNNRLNNNSVKPQLKLRNEADYAVDLNRLSVRYWLTAEDFSPLNFYVDYAQLGTSDVNGAFVALDQPRNGANYYLEMTFDTNKKIAALGNSGEIKTRIAKSNWTNFDEGDDFSYSNHNQYLETNTITVYWDGQLIWGNEPEVATIQRPELIVMHQNKDGVTNNSMKPNIRILNAGNQNVPLKDVTLRYWFTPESAITLNYNIDYSIINSNKINVDFKISDVVYDGASNYFEVSFQESTGNLFAFSETGEMRFRINKQDWSNFNESDDFSYRSTGNVYAENMKITAYINGQLVWGEEPVGLSASKIDTQSSLVSVFPNPVSDNCILSFDGLINSIGNMIVVDYMQQTFPVTASIQDNNVLLQIGNLNPGVYILKGTINEQEITYRLLIE
- a CDS encoding family 43 glycosylhydrolase: MNWNPNSIKIKRKKLKSLYALLFFMVSTPILIAQNPISPPGVYIADPSAKVFDDGRLYVFGSTDESELYYCSAKHDIMHTTDMQYWNITKNVFASKGENDQVPYNDAVLFAPDATKKDDTYYLYYCQPDINAPEGVATSKSATGPFTNGKKIDLNGHNQIDPSVFIDDDGTAYYLWGQFSLKMAKLQPNMTAIDATTLQTDIITEKEHFFHEGAYLTKRKGLYYLVYSDISREDKPTCLGYATSISPFGPYTYRGVIIDNNGSNPGNWNNHGSIAEFENQWYVFYHRSTHGVRTMRKACVEKISFLEDGSIPEVEMTSQGSGLPLPATSKIDAASACLLQGNVRITRASESNEILSKFKNKDVAIFKYLDFGDGVTSVSIRIKSSDGGKLNLYSDKPWYKKLAALKIEPNQEWQILSYPVKNETGIHALWLETTGNEEELFEIDWFQFE
- a CDS encoding glycoside hydrolase family 2, producing the protein MKNSIIIVCFIFSLHSVSQSVFISSKELEKPTKISLNGIWDFIPIYGTQDPVKSGPEQIDKDAAKIFNEFRNQRQSYQVEVPQMLNRISWWLPNVSMEYEKAEEARVAALPFKTEDLRAGWYMKTIDLTGYDIFEKEIFANFEGIATVSRVYINGNFVGGHLGMFGAFETRLTPHLKVGRSNHLMVYTERGVKSENGDDVVSVAVTVPVTKDMLMSLNSGLFGGFGNGPRAKFLGIWQPVHLTVSNSGGKIEDVFFNPILTGHKIEFSLENHSRETVSGYWSYKITDKHSEELLVEEEFRETVHIPSHETTTLKISKQNLNPKHWTPDHPNLYQLEAYWKNLEGKVIDSYKCQIGYRTVEAHGEQVYLNGKPYWIRGANMPPYGYKSNDSILARNFLQLMHEGNTVVTRTHGNPWNHMWYTAADEVGIGVSSEGVRPWALMTKSPPPPKAILEHWKQEQLESIKEYRNHPSILFYVISNEGLQADHENEEKLSIFKDIIDAVKELDPSRLVFQTSGDPDHNDNADIEDVHAYWGWYESSSFVNDYTKPRRGLTLGHDKPFINQECAVPYSMIDDGSVHPNYVGRYSAQTWIGDIGTLGLDHSYFQDHIYLEGKMKTEKLRYSRSQLPTAGFMLFSNLTWIQHAFTRPPDQWKPFPIYDGVKQGFQPILVALETPQRFFYEEDTVSTNLFIVNDNTKFKDIGKTTVHFSIENPEGKELMTITKLIKDIRYFEVEKIPFTFSLPKLNSTEKKVVFKLKLKNNKDEVISENSYSMVVQKKIGKADDVEKNSVIALGCNERINQFLEDVSDVKSFSKLKSKVDVIILGPNSKAYELNEVKKHLKKTGRLILLQQGENAHAYVQDVIKIPKDLQPGDKPAMKDFMYDSGTADLKAIEYSTGEFVEMLDWDKQKPVFNGLDAMDWKWWMTGNNNPAYVASSSHKLNIENDMVIPLGRFLNSHFYWSGNLKNVYDNKIGYPVFSVKYAWGDIVVCDLVISEAVEYDPRAAITLRNLIYQTIDK